ATCTTCGCCACCGTGCGCAAGCTGCGCGCCAACGGCGTGGACTTCATGAAGACCCCGGACACCTACTATGAAAAGGTCGACGCCCGCGTTGCCGGCCATGGCGAGCCGACCGATGTGCTGCGCGAGCTGAACATCCTGATCGACGGCGCGCCGAGTGACGACGGCATCCTGCTGCAGATCTTCACCAACACGGTGATCGGGCCGATCTTCTTCGAGATCATCCAGCGCAAGGGCAACCAGGGCTTCGGCGAAGGCAACTTCAAGGCCCTGTTCGAGTCCATCGAGGAAGACCAGATCAAGCGTGGCGTGATCAAGGCCGAGCAGTGATGACGCGGGTTTTCATCCGTAGGGTGCGCCGCGCGCACCCGGCATGCTGCGTTATGAGGTGCGCGTGGCGCACCCTACAGGGAGTCTTCTCATGAGCCGCAAATGGATCAGTTTTCCCCTGCGCGAAGGGGAGTGTTCGCGCCAGGCCCATTGCGATTTTCCGCAGGGTACCTTCGAGCGCGAGATGGGCCGCGAGGGCTTCTTCGGCCCGACCGCGCACCTGCACCACAAGCATCCGCCGACCGGCTGGATCGACTGGCAGGGGCCCCTGCGGCCCCACGCCTTCAACTTCAACGACATCGCCAGCGAGCGCGACTGCCCGCTGCTGGCGCCGCTGACGCTGCACAACGGCGATGTGAAGCTGCGCGTGTGGAAGACCCACGGCGCCATGCGCCACCTGGTGCGCAATGCCGACGGCGATGACCTGCTGTTCATTCACGAAGGGGCGGGGCACTTCTACTGCGACTTCGGCCACCTGGAGTACCGTGACGGCGACTACCTGGTGATCCCGCGCGGCACGGCCTGGCGCATCGAGGCCAGCGAGCCGACCTTCATGCTGCTGATCGAGAACACCGATGGCGCCTACCAGTTGCCGGACAAGGGCCTGCTCGGTCCCCAGGCGATCTTCGACCCGGCGGTGCTGGACCATCCGCGCCTGGATGACGCCTTCAAGGCCCAGCAGGACGAAAACACCTGGCAGATCCGGATCAAGCGGCGCGGCCAGATCAGCACCGTGACCTACCCCTACAACCCGCTGGACGTGGTCGGCTGGCACGGCGACAACACCGTGGTGCGCCTCAACTGGCGCGACATCCGCCCGCTGATGAGCCACCGTTACCACCTGCCGCCGTCGGCGCACACCACCTTCGTCGCCAACGGTTTCGTGGTCTGCACCTTCACCCCGCGGCCGGTGGAAAGCGATCCGGGCGCGCTTAAGGTGCCGTTCTATCACAACAACGACGACTACGACGAAGTGCTGTTCTACCACCGCGGCAACTTCTTCAGTCGCGACAACATCGAGGCCGGCATGGTCACCCTGCACCCCTGCGGCTTCCCCCATGGGCCCCATCCCAAGGCGCTGAAGAAGAGCCAGGAGAGCCCGGCCACCTTCGTCGAGGAAGTGGCGGTGATGATCGACACCCGTCGCGCCCTGGAAGTCGGTGAAGCCGCCGCTGCCGTCGATGTCCCCGAATACGTGAACTCCTGGCGTGCGCCGGGCAAGGAATCCTGATGAAACTCGCATCTTTGAAGCAAGGCCGCGACGGCGTGCTGGTCGTGGTCTCCCGCGACCTGTCCCGCGCGGTGAAAGTCCCGCAGATCGCCGCCACCCTGCAGTTGGCCCTGGACGACTGGGCGAGCAAGCGCCCGCAGCTGGAGGCCATCTACCAGCGCCTCAACGACGGCCTGTGCGCCGAGGCCTTCGCCTTCGACCAGGGCGCCTGCCACAGCCCGCTGCCGCGGGCCTTTCACTGGGCCGACGGCAGCGCCTACGTCAACCACGTCGAGCTGGTGCGCAAGGCCCGCGGCGCCGAAATTCCGGAAAGCTTCTGGCACGACCCGCTGATGTACCAGGGCGGCGCCGACGCCTTCATCCCGCCGCATAGCCCGATCCAGCTGGCCGACGAGGCCTGGGGCATCGACCTGGAGGCCGAGCTGGCGGTGATCACCGACGACGTGCCGATGGGCGCCACGCCCGCCGAGGCCGCCGGGCACATCCAGCTGCTGATGCTGGTCAACGACGTGTCGCTGCGCAATCTGATCCCCGGCGAGCTGGCCAAGGGCTTCGGCTTCTACCAGAGCAAGCCCTCCTCGAGCTTCTCGCCGGTGGCGGTGACCCCGGACGAGCTGGGCGACAGCTGGAAGGACGGCAAGGTCCACCGGCCGCTGGTGTCGCACATCAATGGCGCGCTGTTCGGCCAGCCGGACGCCGGCACCGACATGACCTTCAACTTCCCGACCCTGGTGGCCCATGCGGCCAAGACCCGGCCCCTGGGCAGCGGCACCGTCATCGGCTCGGGCACGGTGTCCAACTATGACCGCAGCGCCGGTTCTTCCTGTCTGGCCGAGAAGCGCATGCTGGAGATCATCGAACAGGGTGAGGCCAGGACGCCGTTCCTGAAGTTCGGCGACCGGGTACGCATCGAGATGTTCGATGCCCAGGGCCAGAGCATCTTCGGCGCCATCGATCAGCAGGTCGAGCGCTATGCGCCGTGAGCCCATCGGGCGGAGATTCCCCCATGCTGACGCTCTATAGCTACTGGCGCTCCAGCGCCGCCTACCGGGTGCGCATCGCCCTCAACCTCAAGGGGCTGGCCTACAAGCAGGTGCCGGTGCATCTGGTCAAGGACGGCGGCCAGCAGCACGCCCCCGAGTACCAGGCGCTCAACCCCCAGGAACTGGTGCCGCTGCTGGTCGATGGCGACTGCAAGATTGCCCAGTCCCTGGCCATTCTCGAGTACCTGGAGGAGGCCTATCCGGTGCCGGCGTTGCTACCCCCCGATCCGGCGGTGCGCGCCCAGGTGCGGGCGTTGGCGCTGCACATCGCCTGCGAGGTGCACCCGCTGAACAACCTGCGGGTGCTGCAGTACCTGTCCGCCGAGCTGGGGGCCAGCGACGAGGCGAAGAACGCCTGGTACCGACATTGGGTAGGTACCGGGCTGGCGGCGGTGGAGCAGGGATTGGCGCGCTTCGACGGGCGCTTGTCCCTCGGCCAGCGTCCCGGCTACCTGGAGGCCTGTCTGATTCCCCAGGTGTACAACGCCCGGCGCTTCAACTGTGACCTCGAGGCGTACCCGCGCCTCCTCGCCATGGTCGCCCGCTGCGAGTCCCTGGACGCCTTCAAGCGGGCCGCGCCCGAAGCCCAGCCCGACGCTCAGTAAGAAACGACGTTCGGCGCAGCCAGCTGGCTGCGCCGGATGTCGGCCTCCCGCCACGCCGCGCTCCCCTTGCGCCTGCTATCGCCAGCCTTGAGCGGCTCTGCGGCGCCTGGCGACGCATTTCGCCTTTGTCATTGCCGATTGCCCTCGGCAGAATGCGCGCTGCACTTGAGAAACCCCGGCGCCGGCCGATCAGGGGAACAGCGAATGGCGTCGGACGCCATGCAGTCGTATGGAGATAACAAGAATATGCGTGGGCTCACTGGATTTTTTGCCGA
The genomic region above belongs to Pseudomonas benzenivorans and contains:
- a CDS encoding homogentisate 1,2-dioxygenase — encoded protein: MSRKWISFPLREGECSRQAHCDFPQGTFEREMGREGFFGPTAHLHHKHPPTGWIDWQGPLRPHAFNFNDIASERDCPLLAPLTLHNGDVKLRVWKTHGAMRHLVRNADGDDLLFIHEGAGHFYCDFGHLEYRDGDYLVIPRGTAWRIEASEPTFMLLIENTDGAYQLPDKGLLGPQAIFDPAVLDHPRLDDAFKAQQDENTWQIRIKRRGQISTVTYPYNPLDVVGWHGDNTVVRLNWRDIRPLMSHRYHLPPSAHTTFVANGFVVCTFTPRPVESDPGALKVPFYHNNDDYDEVLFYHRGNFFSRDNIEAGMVTLHPCGFPHGPHPKALKKSQESPATFVEEVAVMIDTRRALEVGEAAAAVDVPEYVNSWRAPGKES
- a CDS encoding fumarylacetoacetate hydrolase family protein; this translates as MKLASLKQGRDGVLVVVSRDLSRAVKVPQIAATLQLALDDWASKRPQLEAIYQRLNDGLCAEAFAFDQGACHSPLPRAFHWADGSAYVNHVELVRKARGAEIPESFWHDPLMYQGGADAFIPPHSPIQLADEAWGIDLEAELAVITDDVPMGATPAEAAGHIQLLMLVNDVSLRNLIPGELAKGFGFYQSKPSSSFSPVAVTPDELGDSWKDGKVHRPLVSHINGALFGQPDAGTDMTFNFPTLVAHAAKTRPLGSGTVIGSGTVSNYDRSAGSSCLAEKRMLEIIEQGEARTPFLKFGDRVRIEMFDAQGQSIFGAIDQQVERYAP
- the maiA gene encoding maleylacetoacetate isomerase; its protein translation is MLTLYSYWRSSAAYRVRIALNLKGLAYKQVPVHLVKDGGQQHAPEYQALNPQELVPLLVDGDCKIAQSLAILEYLEEAYPVPALLPPDPAVRAQVRALALHIACEVHPLNNLRVLQYLSAELGASDEAKNAWYRHWVGTGLAAVEQGLARFDGRLSLGQRPGYLEACLIPQVYNARRFNCDLEAYPRLLAMVARCESLDAFKRAAPEAQPDAQ